One Nicotiana tomentosiformis chromosome 1, ASM39032v3, whole genome shotgun sequence genomic window, TTAACAATGTCATCTATATGTTTATTGCGCGTTTGCTCACCCACAGTTACAATATTGCAGGTAAATCGATTGAGTAGAAAATGTCGATCGGAGAAATCGCTTGTACCTACGCATGTTTGATCCTCAACGATGAGGACATTCCTATCACTGTATATTTCTTTGCCCTTACGATTGTTTTCCGGATTTGTTTTATTATTTTGTGATGTATTGATTTTGGTTTGTTTTGATTATTAATAGGCAGAGAAGATTTCTAGTATTGTAAAAGCAGCAAATGTCACCGTGGAGCCTTACTGGCCGCTCTTGTTCGCCAAGCTTTCTGAGAAGAGAAATCTCTCAGATCTCATCATGAATGTTGGTGCCGGCGGCGGTGGTGCTGCCGTAGCCGTAGCTGCCCCCACTGGTGGTGCCGCCGCTGGTGGTGGTGCTGCAGCTGCTCCTGCCGCTGAGGAAAAGAAGGTACACGAAATAAGTGTTTTCCTTTTTGAAATTTGTTTAACTCGGAGTTGCATACTTATTATTGTTTGTTGAATGTGTGCAGGAGGAGCCAAAGGAAGAAAGTGATGATGATATGGGATTCAGTTTGTTCGATTAGAAGCTGTTTTCAGTATGATCTTGTCTGTTTCCAAAAAAATAGTTGGCTAAGTTTTAGTATTTGATGTTTGAGATATTCAGAGAAGTGTAAGGGTACATGTAATTTTGAGGTTAATGACTCCTGTTTTGCTAGTTTGTGCCTTATTTTGAACCCTTTTTGTCGTTTTGAAATCAAATGTTTGTTCTTCTTTTGCTAGTTTTTATTCTCTGTTTCTTTTAATTGTTAGTacatttaaataataaaaacttGAAAAGATTTTGAGGTTCTTTATACAAATGAAATGAGGTACAGTGAGACACCCCCTCAGCTAGCTCAAAACCCTTCAAATTGTATCTCTGTTGCTTATAAATTGGTAGTCTTTGGATGTAAGACTGGCATGGTTTAATATCAAAATAGTTGGCGCTCTTCGTGGTTTTTAAGGAAATAATTGTCTCCATTATACTTTCTCAACTAGCTCTAGACGTTTTAGATTCTAACTCTGTTGCGTGTAAACCGATACATCATATGCTTTGCCAAGACTGACACAGTTTAGTTTCAAGATAGTTGGGGCATTTGACTGATAGATTTTGGCATGTAAGAGTGACACATTTGAATTACAAGGTAGTTGGTGCCCTTTATGTTATTCGTGAAACATTCATCCTCTGCTTCAAACCTGTTATATTCTAACTTTGTTGCTAATAGAGATATATTTTGGGATGTAACACTGTCAATTTTAAGATAGTTGGTGAAGCAGCTTAATATTCTTAATCTTCTGGTTGAAGGGTTGGTAGAGGTGGAATGTCCTCCATTTTTCCATGATATGCGTATAAGCTGAGTTTTCTTTTTGTTTGGGTCTAAGTTGCACTATGACAACTTGTGGACTAGTGGCTATCTGGATCATGTGTTTACATATGATAAGTTGTTCCTAGGGAGCAGTCATGTGCGACTGGTCTTGATGACATCTGCTGTAATAATCATGTATTTTCGTATGAAAGAGCATATAATTTTGTACTTTTGTTGAAGAACCCGTAGTCCCTTGTTCTGCGTTTCAGTGTTTGGCTGAATGTCTAGTTTTTGTTGTAATTTGTCCTATAGAGATCTATTTATGTAATGTGTAATGCTATATATTTAGAGTAAAGATTAGTCATATTTTACAGACAGATCCAAAGGTGTATTGgaaattgtataattgaaaaACCACAAACTGCGAAATTGAGTTTGTGGAGTTACTGTGAGGTGAAGTACATCTCTTAGTTGCAATTTTGCAGTTGACTGCTCAGTGCATGTGATTTAAGTTGTACATATGGGATTAGGTGAGCACGTAACAGTCCTGCTTCCATCTCTTCCTGTTGAACTACCAAAACTTAATTATATGCGAGAAAATTTAATATTGCCAATCATCACCGCAGTCGTTTATCATTTTACCTCATGGAGATCACTGCTTGAGTGCCTAGCAAGTGGTGAGGGATGCCAGAGCAATACTCGACCCTTGGCAATGGGCATTCAAGAATTTCGCTGAGTAAAAAATTTGTGTGCTTTTAACATGGAAGTTAAACTGTTGGATAGTCTGAGCTGGTAACGGCTTTTTCCAACTGATGTCTTGAATGTCACGACCTTTGTCTAATTTCAGTGACACTTAAATCTTGAGACGTATCTAGGATTTTAGAGTATGGTGCACTATATTACCGTCTAACTTGACTCCATCAAAATTTTGCTATGACAATAACTTATTGAACAAACCATGGTTAATATTATCACAAGGAAATATTATTCCGTTTACAATTGTTCTTAACAAATTCTATGCCTTAAAAATGATTAATACTAGCATAGTTATTTGAAGAAAACTCACTTCACAAATCATAGAAAAATTTGAAGGAAAATATAAATGAGAGAAATGATAAAGAAATTAGTCTATGCCTTAAAAATGATTAATACTAGCATAGTTATTTGAAGAAAACTCACTTAACAAATCATAGAAAAATTTGAAGGAAAATATAAATGAGAGAAATGATAAAAAAATTAGTTAGAGGATGATTGTTGTTCCTACAAAAATTGAGATAGAAAGAGAGGTAAGGAGGAGatgtgaattttaattttttaggaATTTTAAAACTCAAGAGtgaaccaaaaaagaaaagaaaaagggagaaaagaataaacataaaataaagaaaagataaaacaataaaagaagaacaaCAAAATGAAACCAAAAAAGAAGAGGAGGAAAAGGAAGAcaaaaaacagaaaaaagaaaaaaacaagacAAAAAGTATAAAGGAAAATAGGGGGGAGAGGGGATGGGAACCACTAACATGGACTATCAAAGGGGCACAGAGCTACCAATGGACAAAAGTGGCATCTTGTGCATGGGTTCCCCGGATCTAATTAAGTAAAAATTGTATGGGcgtcctatttggtcgcccctctttaacttgtacccattttattttttttgtttgtatCCGTAcacattttttttgttaaaagtgtTTTAAAAACACGATTTtgccttctttaataaaagactattgacaaactgcaggacaaaaacttatgcatgtttagcctaaagttttagcaaataaactaaaaaacttcagcttgtttagactgaaattttggataaaactcaggacaaaactgtagactgcgttacaaaatttcagcatgttttggtatgaaattttagcaaatgaactaaataacttcagcatgcattaacaaaaactctttagaaaattacatactgcaagacaaaaacttaagcatgtttactctgaagttttagcaaatgaactaaataatttcagcatgttttgtctgaagttagcaaatgaactaaataattttaacatgcattagcaaaatctcattagaaaattacatactacaagacaaaaCTCGTGTTTGGTCtggagttttagcaaatgaactaaaaaacttaagcatgtttagtgtgaattttagcaaatgaactaaataacttagcatgtttagtctgaaattttagcaaatgaactaaataacttaatcatgtttagtttgaaattttagcaaatgaactaaataacttaagcatatttagtctgaagttttagcaaatgaactaaataacttctaacatgtttagactgaagtttcggataaaattcatgaaaaaactgtggactgcaggataaataacttcagcatgcatgcATTGGCATTAAGTTTTGgcttcaatgtgaaacaacttcatgctatattagcatgaagttttagcttcaacatgaaacaacttcatgctacattagcatgaagttttagcttcaaggtgaaacaactttatgcaagtgtgattcttaagatgaatctggacaagtttcggatttttttataaagttgctgAGAGAAGAGGAGGGGATAGTTTTATATCTTTTATCAAGgatgtaattgtcatattattacggattttttgtgagatggctaacaaatcaataatttttaaaaatagaatACAAGTTAAAAGGtgacacaaatatagggtacaACTACAAATTCCCCTCTAATTAAATATAATACCAGAAAAATTAGAGTGCTATATCCAGTATACCCCTCCCTGCAAATCCGCCCCACTTGAATCCGTTCAGTTTCCTTTTTACCGATATGCGAATTGAATCCATTTATCCAATTTTTATGTACCGACGTCCTTGGTAATGGATCGAGTTCACTTGGAGCTTTGTTTACTTTTTAGTTGGAAAGTTAAATCCCTGATTGGGTTGAGCAGGATAAAAAAGAGTATACGAGGCAAAGGAAAcgaccttctttttttttttttttgctttttcttaT contains:
- the LOC104110978 gene encoding large ribosomal subunit protein P1-like, yielding MSIGEIACTYACLILNDEDIPITAEKISSIVKAANVTVEPYWPLLFAKLSEKRNLSDLIMNVGAGGGGAAVAVAAPTGGAAAGGGAAAAPAAEEKKEEPKEESDDDMGFSLFD